CGGCTGGACCGGAGCGGAGCAACCATCCCGACCCGCCGGAATCTCTCTGCCTGCTGCGCACCGGACTGGACGACTTCGGTCTGGAGTTCCATCCCCTGGCCGGGGAACTGCCGGACCAGGAAGCCCGAGCGGCCCGCCGCGAACTGCTGCGCTCTCACCGGCTGCGGATCGGCCCGCGCCGGATCCGCCTGGAGCAGACCGCGGCCGAGGCACTGTACCATGAACCCGACTGGATGATCGACACGCCATGACCTCAACGCCCCTACGGATACTCACGGTCCTGCCTCTGTACGGTGGGTCCCTGCCCATTGGCCGTTACTGCGTCCGGGCCCTGCGCGCCCTGGGTCATACGGTGGAATGCTTCGAGGCCCCGGAATTTCACGGCGCGTTCCGGGCCCTCAAGGAACAGCGAATTGCCGCGGACCGGCTGGTGGCCCTGGAAAACGGCTTCCTCCAACTCGTGGCCCAGACCGTACTGGCCAAAGTGGAACATTTCGAGCCGGACCTGGTCCTGGCCCTGGCCCAGGCTCCGTTAAGCCGCCAGGCCCTGCAACGTCTGCGCCGGGACAAGGTGCCCACGGCCATGTGGTTCGTGGAGGACTACCAGGTTTTCCCCTACTGGAAAGCCTTTGCCCGGCTCTACGACGCCTTTGCGGTGATCCAGAAGGAGCCGTTTTTCGGGCTGCTGGAAGAGCTGGATCAGCGCAACGCCCTCTACCTGCCCCTGGCCGCGGACCCGGACTTTCACCGCCCCCTGGATATCCCCCGGGAACTGTCCGCCGTGGACCAGCGCCGCTATGGATCGGACCTCTCCTTTCTCGGCGCCGGATACCCCAACCGGCTGGTCGCGTTTCGCCAATTCCTGTCCCTGGACTTCAAAATCTGGGGCAACGACTGGCCCACACACGGCCCCCTGACCCCGCTGCTGCAACGCCCCGGGGAACGGATCACCCCGGAGGAGGCGGTCAAGATCTTCAACGCCGCCAAGATCAACCTGAACCTGCACTCCAGCGTCAAAGCCGAGCCCCTGGTCACGGGCGGCGACTTCGTCAACCCCCGAACCTTCGAGCTGGCCTCCTGCCAGGCCTTTCAACTGGTGGACCGCCGCGGCCTGCTGGCCGAGCTGTTCACGGACCGGGAGCTGGCCGTATTCGAGGACATGGAGGGTTTGCGCGACGCCATCCGCCATTACATGGCCCACCCCGAAGAGCGCCTGGCCATGAGCCGCCTGGCCCGGGAGCGGGTGCTGCGCGAACACACCTACCAGCACCGCATGACGACCCTGCTGGAGTTTCTCCAACAACGCCTCGGCCTGGGCGCAATCCGGACCAAAGGCGAACCCGGCGTTTCCGCCCCGCTCCCGGACGACTCCCCCCTGGCCGTCCTTTCTCCGGACCTGCGCGCCCAGGTGGATGCCCTGCTCCACGACCTGGACCTGCGTCCCACGGTCCGCTTCGAAGACCTGATCTGGACCATCCGCCAACGCCAAGGCACCCTCAGCGAGCTGGAAACCGCCCTGCTGTTTCTGGACGAATGGCGCAAGCAGTATGGTGGGGGGCGTTAGCAATAACAGGTACAGCCCCAACCTGTTGGTGGTCACGCAAAACTACATCTGAGAGATGACTGAGGGATGAAATGGATATGAAAAAAATCGAACGCGCCCAAGGATGCCTGCTGGGCCAACTGGCCGGCGACGCGCTGGGAAGCCTGGTGGAGTTTCAATCCCCGGAACAAATCCGGCGGGTCTATCCCGACGGGGTGCGCGACATGGCCGACGGCGGCGCGCACGATACCATCGCGGGTCAACCCACGGATGATTCCGAAATGGCCCTGGCCCTGGCCAGGGCGCTCGTTTTCCGCGGGAGCTACGACGCCGGAGCCGCAAAGCGGGCCTATCTCGACTGGCTGCGCTCCGAGCCCTTCTCCTGCGGCGCGACCATCACCGCCGGACTGACCAGTGAACCGAACCTGGACAGCCAGGCCAACGGGGCTCTGATGCGCATCAGCCCCCTGGGCATTTTCGGTTCGCGATTCGAGTTGAGCCAGGTGGCCCGG
This genomic stretch from Desulfonatronum sp. SC1 harbors:
- a CDS encoding glycosyltransferase, with the protein product MTSTPLRILTVLPLYGGSLPIGRYCVRALRALGHTVECFEAPEFHGAFRALKEQRIAADRLVALENGFLQLVAQTVLAKVEHFEPDLVLALAQAPLSRQALQRLRRDKVPTAMWFVEDYQVFPYWKAFARLYDAFAVIQKEPFFGLLEELDQRNALYLPLAADPDFHRPLDIPRELSAVDQRRYGSDLSFLGAGYPNRLVAFRQFLSLDFKIWGNDWPTHGPLTPLLQRPGERITPEEAVKIFNAAKINLNLHSSVKAEPLVTGGDFVNPRTFELASCQAFQLVDRRGLLAELFTDRELAVFEDMEGLRDAIRHYMAHPEERLAMSRLARERVLREHTYQHRMTTLLEFLQQRLGLGAIRTKGEPGVSAPLPDDSPLAVLSPDLRAQVDALLHDLDLRPTVRFEDLIWTIRQRQGTLSELETALLFLDEWRKQYGGGR